Proteins encoded by one window of Myxocyprinus asiaticus isolate MX2 ecotype Aquarium Trade chromosome 35, UBuf_Myxa_2, whole genome shotgun sequence:
- the phf20a gene encoding PHD finger protein 20 isoform X3, giving the protein MRRKKLTDRNGEKQVKKTEKDKKLQEINGRGKDMVGQADRVPEEEEGEVSDGDREKGEKKKRRIQSGNTGHKDREHREVENMSVTKENEDGERVLDQIRQHNYCKLFLKDSGHAEAMVKTEADSMVIDSRVKCNEGGDKGNEIEEAEVQVEQKEEEMKGQVLPCDRKSRRRRIRGKRRLSVARKRKKTDSNSDKGFHNDFKPTPALTNQRPQGKGTESAPLLVIQPSNGTKMPKAQCQSETSKQTVRKQAFRNPNRFSREPLYRVIRNQPPSVVAINLDHNPYKCSASGCKKSFRKAKLLHYHMKYYHGDDRAIDEDLCMNEGKKTSAMDKQAALINQDGCKRRCIALSSLREFKAGAQMTVKRCSAAPPVVSAQNYLQWPLLKKKTREPDGNIQRGFNKGRERRVLEMAGVKEHDRLKEKMSRDLLRIKLKSKKKMRKTTSDEDSISDWSSDSFGWSEDEIGADLDIGPSPLSCSSVASTTGSGEIVRCVCEVEEEIDFMLQCEECQYWQHGTCMGLLEENIPERYACFLCRDSPGQVRGQRSSLRYWYDRDWLSSGHMYGLSFLKNYSHQNGKKIATTHQLLGDVQHVVEVLNGLQLKISVLQSQAHPDLKMWRQPWKLAERSRMKSTALLDAKTVSSLAPSEAALCKEPLPSSFQDYISSEHCYQKPLALHQVLEPNLILKTQVGTELEDRLHNTERLLKNGQHNNGEIQPALLKTFNTQLSNHSKHEVGADGGGVKGGAQQQQWRINLLEHIETVQEDVIHRMDFIERELDVLENWLDCTGELEPPEPLDRLPELKHSIKQLLNELGKVQQIALACAT; this is encoded by the exons ATG agaagaaagaaattaaCTGACAGAAATGGTGAGAAACAagtaaaaaagacagaaaaggaCAAGAAATTGCAGGAAATAAATGGCAGGGGTAAAGACATGGTAGGACAGGCTGACCGTGTTCCGGAGGAAGAAGAGGGTGAGGTCTCTGACGGAGATAGAGAAAAAGgtgaaaagaagaaaagaagaatTCAAAGCGGTAACACTGGTCATAAGGACAGGGAACACCGTGAAGTGGAAAATATGAGTGTAACAAAAGAAAATGAGGATGGAGAGAGAGTCTTGGATCAAATAAGGCAGCACAACTACTGTAAGTTATTTCTGAAGGACTCAGGACATGCGGAGGCCATGGTGAAAACGGAGGCTGACTCAATGGTGATTGATTCGCGCGTGAAGTGTAACGAGGGGGGGGATAAGGGAAATGAGATAGAGGAAGCAGAGGTTCAAGTAGAACAAAAGGAGGAGGAAATGAAAGGACAAGTTCTTCCTTGTGACAGAAAGTCTCGGAGGCGGCGGATAAGAG GGAAGAGGAGACTTTCAGTGGCGCGAAAGAGGAAGAAAACAGATTCAAACTCAG ATAAAGGTTTTCATAATGATTTCAAGCCCACGCCTGCACTAACCAATCAGAGGCCACAAGGAAAAGGAACAGAGTCTGCGCCTTTACTTGTGATACAACCGTCTAATGGCACAAAAATGCCTAAGGCTCAGTGCCAATCAGAAACCTCCAAGCAAACAG TCAGAAAACAAGCTTTCCGCAATCCAAACCGATTCAGCAGAGAGCCAT TGTACAGAGTCATTAGAAACCAGCCACCATCTGTGGTCGCAATCAACTTGGACCATAATCCATATAAGTGCAGTGCCTCTGGCTGTAAAAAGTCATTCCGTAAAGCAAAACTCCTGCACTATCATATGAAGTACTACCATGGAGATGATCGTGCGATAGATGAGGATCTCTGCATGAATGAAGGCAAGAAGACCAGTGCAATGGACAAACAGGCAGCACTTATTAATCAGGATGGTTGTAAGAGGAGGTGCATTGCGTTGTCTTCACTACGTGAGTTCAAGGCTGGTGCACAGATGACCGTGAAGAGATGCTCTGCAGCTCCGCCGGTCGTCAGTGCACAAAATTACCTGCAGTGGCCTTTGCTGAAGAAGAAGACCAGAGAGCCAGATGGTAACATACAGAGAGGCTTCAACAAGGGAAGGGAGAGGAGAGTTTTGGAAATGG CAGGTGTGAAGGAACATGACAGGCTGAAAGAGAAGATGTCAAGAGATCTCTTGCGTATCAAGTTGAAGAGCAAGAAAAAGATGAGAAAGACCACATCAG ATGAGGACAGCATTTCTGATTGGTCCTCTGACAGCTTTGGGTGGAGTGAAGATGAAATAGGGGCGGACCTGGACATTGGCCCCTCACCTCTCAGCTGTAGCTCAGTTGCCTCGACTACAGGAAGTGGGGAAATTGTCCGCTGTGTGTGTGAAGTGGAAGAGGAAATTGACTTCATGTTACAG TGTGAAGAGTGTCAGTACTGGCAACATGGAACCTGTATGGGCCTCCTTGAAGAGAACATTCCAGAAAGATATGCTTGCTTTCTTTGCCGCGATTCTCCAG GACAggtcagaggtcagaggtcaagtCTGCGATACTGGTATGACAGGGACTGGCTTAGCAGTGGTCATATGTATGGCCTCTCTTTCCTGAAGAACTACTCTCATCAGAACGGCAAGAAGATTGCAACCACTCATCAGCTATTAGGGGACGTTCAGCATGTGGTGGAAGTGCTCAATGGCCTACAGCTCAAAATCAGTGTCCTACA GAGCCAGGCTCATCCAGACCTCAAGATGTGGCGCCAGCCTTGGAAATTGGCCGAGAGATCCAGAATGAAAAGCACTGCTCTCTTAGATGCAAAAACAGTTTCTTCTTTGGCACCCTCAGAAGCTGCTCTATGTAAAGAGCCTTTACCTTCATCCTTCCAGGACTACATTAGCAGTGAGCACTGTTACCAAAAGCCACTTGCATTGCACCAGGTACTGGAGCCAAATCTGATACTGAAGACACAAGTCGGCACAGAGCTTGAAGACAGATTGCACAACACTGAGAGACTGCTGAAGAATGGACAACACAATAATGGAGAGATTCAACCAGCACTACTGAAGACATTTAATACTCAGCTGTCCAACCACAGCAAG CATGAGGTAGGTGCTGATGGAGGAGGGGTTAAGGGCGGAGCTCAGCAGCAGCAGTGGAGGATCAACCTACTGGAGCATATTGAGACAGTACAGGAAGACGTCATTCACAGAATGGACTTCATTGAAAGGGAGCTTGATG TGCTTGAAAACTGGCTGGACTGCACAGGTGAGTTGGAGCCTCCAGAGCCCCTGGACCGTCTGCCTGAACTCAAGCATAGCATCAAACAGCTGCTGAATGAACTGGGCAAGGTGCAGCAGATTGCTCTGGCTTGTGCCACATGA
- the phf20a gene encoding PHD finger protein 20 isoform X1, with product MNKAPPNRRGIIFEVGAALEARDSQKNWYAANIEKIDYEDEKVLVHYRQWSHRYDEWFDWTSPYLRPMERVQLRREGLQEDGFIPGFHVNDKVLASWSDCRFYPAKVLAVNKDASYTVKFFDGVIQTVKGIHVKPFSRERRKKLTDRNGEKQVKKTEKDKKLQEINGRGKDMVGQADRVPEEEEGEVSDGDREKGEKKKRRIQSGNTGHKDREHREVENMSVTKENEDGERVLDQIRQHNYCKLFLKDSGHAEAMVKTEADSMVIDSRVKCNEGGDKGNEIEEAEVQVEQKEEEMKGQVLPCDRKSRRRRIRGKRRLSVARKRKKTDSNSDKGFHNDFKPTPALTNQRPQGKGTESAPLLVIQPSNGTKMPKAQCQSETSKQTVRKQAFRNPNRFSREPLYRVIRNQPPSVVAINLDHNPYKCSASGCKKSFRKAKLLHYHMKYYHGDDRAIDEDLCMNEGKKTSAMDKQAALINQDGCKRRCIALSSLREFKAGAQMTVKRCSAAPPVVSAQNYLQWPLLKKKTREPDGNIQRGFNKGRERRVLEMAGVKEHDRLKEKMSRDLLRIKLKSKKKMRKTTSDEDSISDWSSDSFGWSEDEIGADLDIGPSPLSCSSVASTTGSGEIVRCVCEVEEEIDFMLQCEECQYWQHGTCMGLLEENIPERYACFLCRDSPGQVRGQRSSLRYWYDRDWLSSGHMYGLSFLKNYSHQNGKKIATTHQLLGDVQHVVEVLNGLQLKISVLQSQAHPDLKMWRQPWKLAERSRMKSTALLDAKTVSSLAPSEAALCKEPLPSSFQDYISSEHCYQKPLALHQVLEPNLILKTQVGTELEDRLHNTERLLKNGQHNNGEIQPALLKTFNTQLSNHSKHEVGADGGGVKGGAQQQQWRINLLEHIETVQEDVIHRMDFIERELDVLENWLDCTGELEPPEPLDRLPELKHSIKQLLNELGKVQQIALACAT from the exons ATGAACAAAGCACCTCCTAACAGACGAGGAATTATATTTGAGGTGGGCGCTGCTCTTGAAGCACGGGACAGTCAAAAGAATTG GTACGCTGCTAACATTGAGAAGATTGATTATGAGGATGAGAAGGTTCTCGTCCACTATCGCCAGTGGAGCCATCGCTATGATGAGTGGTTTGACTGGACCAGTCCCTATCTGAGGCCAATGGAGAGGGTTCAGTTGCGGAGAGAGGGCCTGCAGGAAGACGGCTTCATCCCC GGATTTCATGTGAATGACAAAGTTCTTGCCAGTTGGTCCGACTGCAGGTTTTATCCCGCAAAAGTCTTGGCTGTGAATAAAGATG CGTCCTACACCGTTAAGTTCTTTGATGGTGTCATCCAGACAGTCAAAGGAATACACGTCAAGCCCTTCTCCAGAGAG agaagaaagaaattaaCTGACAGAAATGGTGAGAAACAagtaaaaaagacagaaaaggaCAAGAAATTGCAGGAAATAAATGGCAGGGGTAAAGACATGGTAGGACAGGCTGACCGTGTTCCGGAGGAAGAAGAGGGTGAGGTCTCTGACGGAGATAGAGAAAAAGgtgaaaagaagaaaagaagaatTCAAAGCGGTAACACTGGTCATAAGGACAGGGAACACCGTGAAGTGGAAAATATGAGTGTAACAAAAGAAAATGAGGATGGAGAGAGAGTCTTGGATCAAATAAGGCAGCACAACTACTGTAAGTTATTTCTGAAGGACTCAGGACATGCGGAGGCCATGGTGAAAACGGAGGCTGACTCAATGGTGATTGATTCGCGCGTGAAGTGTAACGAGGGGGGGGATAAGGGAAATGAGATAGAGGAAGCAGAGGTTCAAGTAGAACAAAAGGAGGAGGAAATGAAAGGACAAGTTCTTCCTTGTGACAGAAAGTCTCGGAGGCGGCGGATAAGAG GGAAGAGGAGACTTTCAGTGGCGCGAAAGAGGAAGAAAACAGATTCAAACTCAG ATAAAGGTTTTCATAATGATTTCAAGCCCACGCCTGCACTAACCAATCAGAGGCCACAAGGAAAAGGAACAGAGTCTGCGCCTTTACTTGTGATACAACCGTCTAATGGCACAAAAATGCCTAAGGCTCAGTGCCAATCAGAAACCTCCAAGCAAACAG TCAGAAAACAAGCTTTCCGCAATCCAAACCGATTCAGCAGAGAGCCAT TGTACAGAGTCATTAGAAACCAGCCACCATCTGTGGTCGCAATCAACTTGGACCATAATCCATATAAGTGCAGTGCCTCTGGCTGTAAAAAGTCATTCCGTAAAGCAAAACTCCTGCACTATCATATGAAGTACTACCATGGAGATGATCGTGCGATAGATGAGGATCTCTGCATGAATGAAGGCAAGAAGACCAGTGCAATGGACAAACAGGCAGCACTTATTAATCAGGATGGTTGTAAGAGGAGGTGCATTGCGTTGTCTTCACTACGTGAGTTCAAGGCTGGTGCACAGATGACCGTGAAGAGATGCTCTGCAGCTCCGCCGGTCGTCAGTGCACAAAATTACCTGCAGTGGCCTTTGCTGAAGAAGAAGACCAGAGAGCCAGATGGTAACATACAGAGAGGCTTCAACAAGGGAAGGGAGAGGAGAGTTTTGGAAATGG CAGGTGTGAAGGAACATGACAGGCTGAAAGAGAAGATGTCAAGAGATCTCTTGCGTATCAAGTTGAAGAGCAAGAAAAAGATGAGAAAGACCACATCAG ATGAGGACAGCATTTCTGATTGGTCCTCTGACAGCTTTGGGTGGAGTGAAGATGAAATAGGGGCGGACCTGGACATTGGCCCCTCACCTCTCAGCTGTAGCTCAGTTGCCTCGACTACAGGAAGTGGGGAAATTGTCCGCTGTGTGTGTGAAGTGGAAGAGGAAATTGACTTCATGTTACAG TGTGAAGAGTGTCAGTACTGGCAACATGGAACCTGTATGGGCCTCCTTGAAGAGAACATTCCAGAAAGATATGCTTGCTTTCTTTGCCGCGATTCTCCAG GACAggtcagaggtcagaggtcaagtCTGCGATACTGGTATGACAGGGACTGGCTTAGCAGTGGTCATATGTATGGCCTCTCTTTCCTGAAGAACTACTCTCATCAGAACGGCAAGAAGATTGCAACCACTCATCAGCTATTAGGGGACGTTCAGCATGTGGTGGAAGTGCTCAATGGCCTACAGCTCAAAATCAGTGTCCTACA GAGCCAGGCTCATCCAGACCTCAAGATGTGGCGCCAGCCTTGGAAATTGGCCGAGAGATCCAGAATGAAAAGCACTGCTCTCTTAGATGCAAAAACAGTTTCTTCTTTGGCACCCTCAGAAGCTGCTCTATGTAAAGAGCCTTTACCTTCATCCTTCCAGGACTACATTAGCAGTGAGCACTGTTACCAAAAGCCACTTGCATTGCACCAGGTACTGGAGCCAAATCTGATACTGAAGACACAAGTCGGCACAGAGCTTGAAGACAGATTGCACAACACTGAGAGACTGCTGAAGAATGGACAACACAATAATGGAGAGATTCAACCAGCACTACTGAAGACATTTAATACTCAGCTGTCCAACCACAGCAAG CATGAGGTAGGTGCTGATGGAGGAGGGGTTAAGGGCGGAGCTCAGCAGCAGCAGTGGAGGATCAACCTACTGGAGCATATTGAGACAGTACAGGAAGACGTCATTCACAGAATGGACTTCATTGAAAGGGAGCTTGATG TGCTTGAAAACTGGCTGGACTGCACAGGTGAGTTGGAGCCTCCAGAGCCCCTGGACCGTCTGCCTGAACTCAAGCATAGCATCAAACAGCTGCTGAATGAACTGGGCAAGGTGCAGCAGATTGCTCTGGCTTGTGCCACATGA
- the phf20a gene encoding PHD finger protein 20 isoform X2 codes for MNKAPPNRRGIIFEVGAALEARDSQKNWYAANIEKIDYEDEKVLVHYRQWSHRYDEWFDWTSPYLRPMERVQLRREGLQEDGFIPGFHVNDKVLASWSDCRFYPAKVLAVNKDASYTVKFFDGVIQTVKGIHVKPFSRERRKKLTDRNGEKQVKKTEKDKKLQEINGRGKDMVGQADRVPEEEEGEVSDGDREKGEKKKRRIQSGNTGHKDREHREVENMSVTKENEDGERVLDQIRQHNYCKLFLKDSGHAEAMVKTEADSMVIDSRVKCNEGGDKGNEIEEAEVQVEQKEEEMKGQVLPCDRKSRRRRIRGKRRLSVARKRKKTDSNSDKGFHNDFKPTPALTNQRPQGKGTESAPLLVIQPSNGTKMPKAQCQSETSKQTVRKQAFRNPNRFSREPLYRVIRNQPPSVVAINLDHNPYKCSASGCKKSFRKAKLLHYHMKYYHGDDRAIDEDLCMNEGKKTSAMDKQAALINQDGCKRRCIALSSLREFKAGAQMTVKRCSAAPPVVSAQNYLQWPLLKKKTREPDGNIQRGFNKGRERRVLEMGVKEHDRLKEKMSRDLLRIKLKSKKKMRKTTSDEDSISDWSSDSFGWSEDEIGADLDIGPSPLSCSSVASTTGSGEIVRCVCEVEEEIDFMLQCEECQYWQHGTCMGLLEENIPERYACFLCRDSPGQVRGQRSSLRYWYDRDWLSSGHMYGLSFLKNYSHQNGKKIATTHQLLGDVQHVVEVLNGLQLKISVLQSQAHPDLKMWRQPWKLAERSRMKSTALLDAKTVSSLAPSEAALCKEPLPSSFQDYISSEHCYQKPLALHQVLEPNLILKTQVGTELEDRLHNTERLLKNGQHNNGEIQPALLKTFNTQLSNHSKHEVGADGGGVKGGAQQQQWRINLLEHIETVQEDVIHRMDFIERELDVLENWLDCTGELEPPEPLDRLPELKHSIKQLLNELGKVQQIALACAT; via the exons ATGAACAAAGCACCTCCTAACAGACGAGGAATTATATTTGAGGTGGGCGCTGCTCTTGAAGCACGGGACAGTCAAAAGAATTG GTACGCTGCTAACATTGAGAAGATTGATTATGAGGATGAGAAGGTTCTCGTCCACTATCGCCAGTGGAGCCATCGCTATGATGAGTGGTTTGACTGGACCAGTCCCTATCTGAGGCCAATGGAGAGGGTTCAGTTGCGGAGAGAGGGCCTGCAGGAAGACGGCTTCATCCCC GGATTTCATGTGAATGACAAAGTTCTTGCCAGTTGGTCCGACTGCAGGTTTTATCCCGCAAAAGTCTTGGCTGTGAATAAAGATG CGTCCTACACCGTTAAGTTCTTTGATGGTGTCATCCAGACAGTCAAAGGAATACACGTCAAGCCCTTCTCCAGAGAG agaagaaagaaattaaCTGACAGAAATGGTGAGAAACAagtaaaaaagacagaaaaggaCAAGAAATTGCAGGAAATAAATGGCAGGGGTAAAGACATGGTAGGACAGGCTGACCGTGTTCCGGAGGAAGAAGAGGGTGAGGTCTCTGACGGAGATAGAGAAAAAGgtgaaaagaagaaaagaagaatTCAAAGCGGTAACACTGGTCATAAGGACAGGGAACACCGTGAAGTGGAAAATATGAGTGTAACAAAAGAAAATGAGGATGGAGAGAGAGTCTTGGATCAAATAAGGCAGCACAACTACTGTAAGTTATTTCTGAAGGACTCAGGACATGCGGAGGCCATGGTGAAAACGGAGGCTGACTCAATGGTGATTGATTCGCGCGTGAAGTGTAACGAGGGGGGGGATAAGGGAAATGAGATAGAGGAAGCAGAGGTTCAAGTAGAACAAAAGGAGGAGGAAATGAAAGGACAAGTTCTTCCTTGTGACAGAAAGTCTCGGAGGCGGCGGATAAGAG GGAAGAGGAGACTTTCAGTGGCGCGAAAGAGGAAGAAAACAGATTCAAACTCAG ATAAAGGTTTTCATAATGATTTCAAGCCCACGCCTGCACTAACCAATCAGAGGCCACAAGGAAAAGGAACAGAGTCTGCGCCTTTACTTGTGATACAACCGTCTAATGGCACAAAAATGCCTAAGGCTCAGTGCCAATCAGAAACCTCCAAGCAAACAG TCAGAAAACAAGCTTTCCGCAATCCAAACCGATTCAGCAGAGAGCCAT TGTACAGAGTCATTAGAAACCAGCCACCATCTGTGGTCGCAATCAACTTGGACCATAATCCATATAAGTGCAGTGCCTCTGGCTGTAAAAAGTCATTCCGTAAAGCAAAACTCCTGCACTATCATATGAAGTACTACCATGGAGATGATCGTGCGATAGATGAGGATCTCTGCATGAATGAAGGCAAGAAGACCAGTGCAATGGACAAACAGGCAGCACTTATTAATCAGGATGGTTGTAAGAGGAGGTGCATTGCGTTGTCTTCACTACGTGAGTTCAAGGCTGGTGCACAGATGACCGTGAAGAGATGCTCTGCAGCTCCGCCGGTCGTCAGTGCACAAAATTACCTGCAGTGGCCTTTGCTGAAGAAGAAGACCAGAGAGCCAGATGGTAACATACAGAGAGGCTTCAACAAGGGAAGGGAGAGGAGAGTTTTGGAAATGG GTGTGAAGGAACATGACAGGCTGAAAGAGAAGATGTCAAGAGATCTCTTGCGTATCAAGTTGAAGAGCAAGAAAAAGATGAGAAAGACCACATCAG ATGAGGACAGCATTTCTGATTGGTCCTCTGACAGCTTTGGGTGGAGTGAAGATGAAATAGGGGCGGACCTGGACATTGGCCCCTCACCTCTCAGCTGTAGCTCAGTTGCCTCGACTACAGGAAGTGGGGAAATTGTCCGCTGTGTGTGTGAAGTGGAAGAGGAAATTGACTTCATGTTACAG TGTGAAGAGTGTCAGTACTGGCAACATGGAACCTGTATGGGCCTCCTTGAAGAGAACATTCCAGAAAGATATGCTTGCTTTCTTTGCCGCGATTCTCCAG GACAggtcagaggtcagaggtcaagtCTGCGATACTGGTATGACAGGGACTGGCTTAGCAGTGGTCATATGTATGGCCTCTCTTTCCTGAAGAACTACTCTCATCAGAACGGCAAGAAGATTGCAACCACTCATCAGCTATTAGGGGACGTTCAGCATGTGGTGGAAGTGCTCAATGGCCTACAGCTCAAAATCAGTGTCCTACA GAGCCAGGCTCATCCAGACCTCAAGATGTGGCGCCAGCCTTGGAAATTGGCCGAGAGATCCAGAATGAAAAGCACTGCTCTCTTAGATGCAAAAACAGTTTCTTCTTTGGCACCCTCAGAAGCTGCTCTATGTAAAGAGCCTTTACCTTCATCCTTCCAGGACTACATTAGCAGTGAGCACTGTTACCAAAAGCCACTTGCATTGCACCAGGTACTGGAGCCAAATCTGATACTGAAGACACAAGTCGGCACAGAGCTTGAAGACAGATTGCACAACACTGAGAGACTGCTGAAGAATGGACAACACAATAATGGAGAGATTCAACCAGCACTACTGAAGACATTTAATACTCAGCTGTCCAACCACAGCAAG CATGAGGTAGGTGCTGATGGAGGAGGGGTTAAGGGCGGAGCTCAGCAGCAGCAGTGGAGGATCAACCTACTGGAGCATATTGAGACAGTACAGGAAGACGTCATTCACAGAATGGACTTCATTGAAAGGGAGCTTGATG TGCTTGAAAACTGGCTGGACTGCACAGGTGAGTTGGAGCCTCCAGAGCCCCTGGACCGTCTGCCTGAACTCAAGCATAGCATCAAACAGCTGCTGAATGAACTGGGCAAGGTGCAGCAGATTGCTCTGGCTTGTGCCACATGA